A single Nostoc sp. PCC 7107 DNA region contains:
- a CDS encoding superoxide dismutase family protein yields MKFISYIVIACLLLLTACVSPSNGAGSQLKAQAQITGPGITGTLKAVQNTELQSVWVAVELKGDPKILTPGLHGVHIHEKGACETGTEKPFSSAGGHFDPGPFGSSTPVEKNHPYHLGDLPNIKINPLGQGRLEAFISSVTLGDSPISLFDGDGSALIVHKLQDQKKAGGTADEAGGGRLACGAIAKAN; encoded by the coding sequence ATGAAATTTATCTCTTACATCGTTATTGCTTGTCTACTACTACTAACAGCTTGTGTTTCTCCTTCCAATGGTGCTGGGTCACAATTAAAAGCTCAAGCCCAAATTACTGGACCTGGGATTACAGGGACACTGAAAGCTGTACAAAATACCGAGCTTCAGTCTGTTTGGGTGGCTGTGGAACTCAAAGGTGATCCGAAAATCTTGACTCCGGGATTACATGGTGTTCATATCCATGAAAAAGGTGCTTGTGAAACAGGTACAGAAAAGCCTTTTAGTTCCGCTGGTGGACATTTTGACCCCGGGCCCTTCGGTTCATCTACTCCTGTGGAAAAGAACCATCCTTATCATTTAGGTGATTTACCCAATATTAAAATTAATCCTTTAGGTCAAGGTCGTTTAGAAGCATTTATTAGCAGTGTGACTCTTGGCGATAGTCCCATCAGCTTATTTGATGGTGATGGTAGTGCTTTGATTGTGCATAAACTCCAAGATCAAAAGAAAGCTGGAGGTACAGCAGATGAAGCTGGCGGTGGTCGTCTAGCTTGCGGTGCGATCGCCAAAGCTAACTAA
- a CDS encoding pentapeptide repeat-containing protein, translating into MRERLHKWMQQFQEWIIFALIFVLSIVVIRVFEDKPPFKSIVQSLTSSQFIGTLQDLSILAVVILYFRETPSRKKQAHYEAWRVINSAYGQRASGGRLQALQDLNNDGVSLAGLTADKAYLAGINLKGADLRDANLEGTNLKNACLQEIDLRNANLQQADLRYANLEGANLRNANLQGQSTNLSYTNFQNAYLSHANFQLAYLWSANLQSADLSYANLQEADLSYANLQGANLKYANFQGADLSPTNLEKANFQGADLQNADLRDAQNLNPEQIKLARNWEHARYDEALRMQLGLSPFSQNIEVFQPDNSGQDDNFFDTQQSQLPDDF; encoded by the coding sequence ATGCGCGAACGTTTACATAAATGGATGCAGCAGTTTCAAGAGTGGATTATTTTCGCTTTGATCTTTGTATTGTCAATAGTAGTGATTCGCGTTTTTGAGGATAAACCCCCATTTAAAAGTATTGTGCAGTCATTAACTAGTTCTCAGTTTATTGGTACTCTGCAAGACTTGAGTATTTTGGCTGTTGTCATTCTTTACTTCCGAGAAACTCCTTCCCGAAAAAAACAGGCACATTATGAAGCATGGCGTGTGATTAACTCAGCTTATGGACAACGGGCTAGTGGCGGTAGACTGCAAGCATTACAAGACTTGAACAATGATGGTGTGAGCTTGGCCGGACTCACGGCTGATAAAGCTTATTTAGCTGGGATTAACTTAAAAGGAGCCGACTTGCGAGATGCAAACCTGGAAGGGACTAACCTGAAAAATGCTTGTTTACAAGAAATTGATTTGCGAAATGCCAATCTTCAACAAGCTGATTTGCGATATGCCAACCTTGAGGGAGCAAATTTAAGAAATGCTAATCTTCAAGGACAAAGTACTAACCTCAGCTACACAAATTTCCAGAATGCTTACTTAAGTCATGCCAATTTCCAATTAGCCTACCTTTGGAGTGCTAATCTTCAAAGTGCTGATTTAAGTTATGCCAATCTTCAAGAAGCTGATTTAAGTTATGCCAATCTGCAAGGGGCTAATCTCAAATATGCCAATTTTCAAGGTGCTGACCTCAGTCCGACCAATCTTGAGAAAGCCAACTTTCAAGGTGCAGACTTGCAAAATGCTGATCTCAGAGATGCCCAAAACTTGAATCCAGAGCAAATTAAATTAGCGCGGAATTGGGAACATGCCAGATATGACGAGGCTTTACGGATGCAGCTAGGTTTAAGTCCATTTAGCCAAAATATTGAAGTCTTTCAACCAGACAACTCTGGTCAGGACGACAATTTCTTCGATACCCAGCAGTCCCAACTCCCCGACGATTTTTAA